Within the Bdellovibrionota bacterium genome, the region GGATGACGAAATCTCCGTCCGAGACTCGTTAACGCAGTGGTTCCGGAGGGATGGGTACAATGTGGAGGCGGCGGAAAACGCGACCGACGCGTTGAAGGCTCTCCAAACGCACACGTTCGATCTTGTGCTTCTGGACATTCGGATGCCCGGGATGGACGGGCTGGAACTGCAACGCCGGATCAAAGAGACCGATCCTTCGATCTCGGTCATCATGATTACAGCGTTTGCGTCGGTGGAGACCGCCGTGGAGGCTCTCAAGCAAGGCGCCTACGATTACATCACCAAGCCGGTCGATCCGGACGAGTTGAGCCATTTGGTGCGGAATGCCCTCGAACAGCGCCGGCTGAAGAGTGAAAACGTTCGCCTCCGCGAGCATATTGAAGAAGTAAATCAACCGGAGGAGGTCGTCGGGGAAAGCGCAGCGATGAAGAAAGTGCTCGAGATGGTCCGGAGTGTTTCCCAAACCGATGCGACCGTATTGATCCGTGGCGAAAGCGGAACCGGAAAAGAGGTCATCGCCCGGCTGATTCACGCGAACAGTCCGCGGCGGTATTTTCAGATCGTTCCGGTCAACTGCGGCGCATTCACCGAGACATTGCTCGAGAGCGAGCTGTTCGGCCACGAGAAAGGAGCTTTCACCGGCGCGCAATACCGGCGGAAAGGAAAAATCGAACTTGCCGACGGAGGGACGCTCTTCCTGGATGAGGTCGGGACGATCAGCCAAAAAACACAGGTCGATCTCTTGCGTGTGCTGGAGACAAAAGAATTCACGAGGGTGGGCGGAACGAAACCGGTGCGAGTCGATTTCCGTGTGATCGGCGCGACGAACCAAAACCTCGAAAAAATGGTGGAAGAAGGAACATTCCGGGAGGATCTCTATTATCGGCTGAATGTTTTTTCCCTCCTGTTGCCTCCGCTTCGAGAGCGCCGGGAAGATATCCCGCTTTTTGCGAATCATTTTCTCAAGAAATATTCGCGGCAGA harbors:
- a CDS encoding sigma-54 dependent transcriptional regulator; protein product: MTWQPKATILIVDDEISVRDSLTQWFRRDGYNVEAAENATDALKALQTHTFDLVLLDIRMPGMDGLELQRRIKETDPSISVIMITAFASVETAVEALKQGAYDYITKPVDPDELSHLVRNALEQRRLKSENVRLREHIEEVNQPEEVVGESAAMKKVLEMVRSVSQTDATVLIRGESGTGKEVIARLIHANSPRRYFQIVPVNCGAFTETLLESELFGHEKGAFTGAQYRRKGKIELADGGTLFLDEVGTISQKTQVDLLRVLETKEFTRVGGTKPVRVDFRVIGATNQNLEKMVEEGTFREDLYYRLNVFSLLLPPLRERREDIPLFANHFLKKYSRQMDKKIEEISPEAMDSLVRYRWPGNVRELANAMERAVVVGKPPAIRQEDLPFQVEHPANGSTGDSLEDMERVHVQRMLERMEWNITQAAETLGIDRVTLYNKIKKYDLRK